In one window of Comamonas testosteroni DNA:
- the putP gene encoding sodium/proline symporter PutP: MTANTPTIVTFAIYLLGMLLIGWAGYKATSNLSDYILGGRSLGSVVTALSAGASDMSGWLLMGLPGAVFATGLSASWIAIGLCVGAWLNWRYVAARLRVYTEKVGNALTLPDYFTNRFEDGSSLLRIVTALVILVFFTVYCASGVVAGARLFESMFGMDYQTALWVGAVATMAYVFIGGFLAVSWTDTIQASLMITALVMAPLMVIYADGGVGASAAIIETARSGAFDMFKGQGSIAIISLLAWGLGYFGQPHILVRFMAAESIKTIPNARRIGMTWMVLCLGGAVAVGFFGIAFFASRPDLATNVNGNHELVFLEVAKLLFNPWISGVLLAAVLAAVMSTLSCQLLVCSSALTQDIYKTFLHRSASQKQLVWFGRTMVFAIAVIAILIAQDPKAKVLGMVSNAWAGFGAAFGPLVLISLLWGRMTRNGALAGMVVGAVTVLVWQHYQWFKLYEIVPGFTFSAIAIIVISLLDKAPSATITAKHREVEAEIAAHGE, encoded by the coding sequence ATGACCGCCAATACGCCAACCATCGTCACCTTTGCCATCTACCTGCTGGGCATGCTGCTCATAGGCTGGGCGGGGTACAAAGCCACGTCCAACCTGTCCGACTACATTCTGGGCGGGCGCAGTCTGGGCTCGGTGGTCACGGCCCTGTCGGCCGGGGCATCAGACATGAGCGGCTGGCTGCTCATGGGCCTGCCCGGGGCGGTGTTTGCCACCGGCCTGTCGGCCTCGTGGATTGCCATCGGCCTATGCGTGGGTGCCTGGCTCAACTGGCGCTATGTCGCGGCACGCCTGCGCGTCTATACCGAGAAGGTGGGCAATGCGCTGACATTGCCCGATTACTTCACCAACCGCTTCGAGGATGGCAGCAGCCTGCTGCGCATCGTCACGGCACTGGTGATCCTGGTGTTCTTCACCGTCTACTGCGCCTCCGGCGTGGTCGCTGGTGCCCGTCTGTTCGAGTCCATGTTCGGCATGGACTACCAGACCGCGCTATGGGTGGGTGCCGTGGCCACCATGGCCTATGTGTTCATCGGCGGCTTTCTGGCCGTGAGCTGGACCGACACGATTCAGGCCTCGCTGATGATCACCGCGCTGGTCATGGCGCCCCTGATGGTGATCTATGCCGACGGCGGCGTGGGTGCCAGCGCGGCCATCATCGAAACCGCCCGCAGCGGCGCCTTCGACATGTTCAAGGGCCAGGGCTCGATTGCCATCATCTCTTTGCTGGCCTGGGGCCTGGGCTACTTCGGCCAGCCTCACATTCTGGTGCGCTTCATGGCCGCCGAGTCGATCAAGACCATTCCCAACGCGCGCCGCATCGGCATGACCTGGATGGTGCTGTGCCTGGGCGGCGCCGTGGCCGTGGGCTTCTTCGGCATTGCCTTCTTTGCCAGCCGCCCCGATCTTGCGACAAACGTCAACGGCAACCATGAACTCGTGTTCCTGGAAGTCGCAAAGCTGCTGTTCAACCCCTGGATCAGCGGCGTGCTGCTGGCTGCCGTGCTGGCGGCCGTGATGAGTACTCTGTCCTGCCAGTTGCTGGTCTGCTCCAGCGCCCTCACGCAAGATATCTACAAGACCTTTCTGCACAGGAGCGCCAGCCAGAAGCAGCTGGTCTGGTTCGGCCGCACCATGGTGTTTGCCATTGCCGTGATCGCCATCCTGATTGCCCAGGACCCCAAGGCCAAGGTGCTGGGCATGGTCAGCAATGCCTGGGCCGGTTTTGGTGCCGCCTTCGGCCCGCTGGTGCTGATCTCGCTGCTGTGGGGCCGCATGACGCGCAACGGTGCGCTGGCCGGCATGGTCGTGGGCGCGGTCACGGTTCTGGTCTGGCAGCACTACCAGTGGTTCAAGCTCTATGAAATCGTTCCCGGGTTTACGTTCTCCGCTATCGCAATCATAGTGATAAGCCTACTGGACAAAGCGCCTTCGGCCACGATCACGGCCAAGCACCGCGAGGTGGAGGCGGAAATCGCTGCCCACGGCGAATAA
- a CDS encoding ribonuclease domain-containing protein — MLKAAAAKVYQTGLALMLGAAFALASPAALARKAPEVGATVPGFETVSLAELPREGRTTYGRILQGGPFSSDKDGTVFGNRERILPRQARGYYREYTVRTPGAKNRGARRIVCGGLQPQVPDACFYTGDHYNSFQQIVQ, encoded by the coding sequence ATGCTCAAGGCCGCTGCAGCCAAGGTATATCAGACGGGTTTAGCGTTGATGCTGGGTGCCGCTTTTGCGCTGGCATCCCCTGCGGCTTTGGCGCGAAAAGCGCCCGAAGTCGGTGCCACCGTTCCCGGCTTTGAGACCGTGAGCCTGGCCGAACTGCCCCGCGAAGGCCGCACCACCTATGGTCGTATCCTCCAAGGCGGTCCGTTCTCCAGCGACAAGGATGGCACAGTATTTGGCAACCGCGAGCGCATACTTCCGCGCCAGGCCAGAGGCTACTACCGTGAATACACGGTGCGCACGCCGGGTGCGAAAAACCGGGGTGCGCGGCGCATCGTCTGCGGCGGCTTGCAGCCCCAGGTGCCCGATGCCTGCTTCTACACAGGCGACCACTACAACAGCTTTCAGCAGATCGTTCAATGA
- a CDS encoding barstar family protein: MDTPLRKPSETPLRNVRPNIVQSIRAFRIPDLQAAAEALGSHFLYANLAHAQTKADVFELLSTQFYLPAHFGKNWDALYDCMTDPINKSGPQPGFVVVLDQIPTTPKFDKEVREQLLDVFRDTADFWAERKIAFRCFYSFL; this comes from the coding sequence ATGGACACGCCACTTCGTAAGCCCTCGGAAACACCGTTGCGCAATGTTCGCCCGAACATCGTGCAATCCATTCGTGCCTTCCGCATACCTGATCTTCAGGCAGCAGCAGAGGCGCTGGGCTCCCATTTCCTCTATGCCAATCTGGCCCATGCCCAGACCAAGGCCGATGTTTTCGAGCTGCTGTCCACCCAGTTCTACCTGCCGGCACACTTTGGCAAGAACTGGGATGCGCTGTATGACTGCATGACCGACCCGATCAACAAATCCGGCCCGCAACCCGGTTTTGTGGTGGTGCTCGACCAGATCCCGACCACTCCCAAGTTCGACAAGGAAGTGCGCGAGCAGTTGCTGGACGTGTTCCGCGATACTGCGGACTTCTGGGCAGAGCGCAAGATTGCCTTCCGCTGCTTCTACTCATTCCTATAG
- a CDS encoding TerC family protein, with protein sequence MDAMFGADFWIGLFKIVWINIILSGDNAVVIALAARGLPPEQQKKAVLLGSGAAVVLRIALTVVAAKLMQLPFVEVIGGLLLLWIGVGLLKAEDEEESSGSVVRQGMMAAVRTILLADLVMSLDNVIAVAAAAGGDMLLLILGLAISIPLVIFGSTLMIKLMERFPVIVTLGAALIGWVAGETITSDHVLEDLVQLNPWAHYAAAACGAVLVIAMGKWMQLKAASQGRTV encoded by the coding sequence ATGGATGCCATGTTCGGTGCCGATTTCTGGATCGGCTTGTTCAAGATCGTCTGGATCAACATCATTCTCTCGGGTGACAACGCGGTGGTCATTGCTCTGGCCGCACGTGGCCTGCCGCCGGAGCAGCAGAAAAAAGCGGTGCTGCTCGGCTCCGGTGCCGCCGTGGTGTTGCGTATTGCCCTGACGGTGGTGGCTGCCAAGCTGATGCAGCTGCCATTCGTCGAGGTGATCGGTGGCCTGCTGCTGCTGTGGATTGGCGTGGGCCTGCTCAAGGCAGAGGATGAAGAAGAGAGTTCCGGCAGTGTGGTCAGACAGGGCATGATGGCTGCCGTTCGCACCATTTTGCTCGCCGATCTGGTCATGAGTCTGGACAATGTGATTGCCGTGGCTGCGGCAGCGGGTGGCGATATGCTGCTGCTGATTCTGGGGCTGGCCATCAGCATTCCGCTGGTCATCTTTGGCTCCACGCTGATGATCAAGCTGATGGAGCGTTTTCCGGTCATCGTCACTCTGGGCGCGGCACTGATTGGCTGGGTGGCCGGCGAAACCATCACCAGCGACCATGTGCTCGAAGATCTTGTGCAGCTCAATCCATGGGCGCATTACGCAGCGGCTGCCTGCGGCGCCGTACTGGTGATTGCAATGGGCAAGTGGATGCAGCTCAAGGCTGCCAGTCAGGGCCGCACTGTCTGA
- a CDS encoding LuxR C-terminal-related transcriptional regulator, producing the protein MAETFSLPTESILPSPLIVVEDEPLIRNRLESILHGLGYADDALIFAATLGQARARLAEHPVAMALVDLGLPDGSGIELISQLRAADPGMGILVISAWSTEDAILSALRAGANGYVLKERDDLEVTLSIRSVLRGGAPIDPFIARRIIAELQPSQPTEAHKEMPPEAILSAREIQILKLVADGMTNREIAESLFLSRYTVECHVKNIYRKLAVPSRTKAVSEARARGLLS; encoded by the coding sequence ATGGCAGAGACTTTTTCCCTCCCTACAGAGTCCATTCTCCCCAGCCCGTTGATCGTGGTGGAGGATGAGCCGTTGATCCGCAATCGGCTGGAAAGCATTTTGCATGGCCTCGGATATGCGGATGATGCTCTCATCTTTGCTGCAACCCTGGGGCAGGCACGTGCCCGGCTGGCGGAGCATCCGGTCGCCATGGCACTGGTGGATCTGGGCTTGCCCGACGGCAGCGGTATAGAGCTGATCAGCCAATTGCGCGCCGCCGACCCCGGCATGGGCATTCTGGTCATCTCCGCCTGGAGCACCGAGGACGCCATTCTGTCGGCGCTGCGTGCCGGGGCCAACGGCTATGTGCTCAAGGAGCGCGACGACCTGGAAGTCACCCTGTCCATACGCAGCGTGCTGCGTGGTGGCGCCCCCATCGACCCTTTCATTGCACGGCGCATCATTGCCGAGTTGCAGCCTTCCCAGCCCACGGAAGCGCACAAGGAGATGCCGCCTGAAGCCATACTCAGCGCCCGCGAAATCCAGATCCTCAAGCTGGTCGCAGACGGCATGACCAACCGGGAGATCGCAGAGTCGCTCTTTCTGTCGCGCTACACCGTGGAATGCCATGTGAAAAACATTTACCGCAAGCTGGCCGTGCCTTCGCGCACCAAGGCGGTCAGCGAGGCCCGGGCACGCGGTTTGCTGAGCTGA
- a CDS encoding sensor histidine kinase — translation MGLSCGVAWAQELRPQDLLCEPRIVARQSAKALPEGPPPDAALLQWVDVPGLDDWSQRWPGYDGAAWYRIDWESPCGREQPVALAVVNIVMAGEVFVNSELIWRDQSLVEPLSRSWNMPRYWLLPKALLKEQGNSIWVRVHGLSSQTPGLGRLHIGHPSELRQWTAQATWSLRTIYMACITVSLVLCLLFSFAWLHNRNQKLYGWYALNLMCWALMLCFMVMTDPWPFSSTPAFAKGNLLVFIAFTYTFCIFTLRFAELRLMRLELTLACICSLCAVFALSVPDAQIALSQAVWLLMFCLCALVCLLFPLRALQTRTPAHIVFSLCFVLYLAIGVHDLLLLTKTLDHNLTLTPYTTLLSMLVIAWLLGRQIVWNMRRIEHFNHELSLTVTQACDDLSQTLEREHHLALSHSRLQERLRISQDLHDGLGGSLVRSIALVEQSSAPLPNAQVLSMLKLMRDDLRQMIDTGTSTAIQVPETPMQWLAPLRHRFARLFEELDIQVKWCLPEYWTHAPSPIQCLTLTRVLEEALTNVIKHSRASQVQVRLEIPESRELQLQIEDNGTGFDLDSTQINSMGVGMRSMLARLERLQGTLVIQSRPGCTELRASLPLFGKVQRHTEVQSSVPSPQSIW, via the coding sequence ATGGGCTTGAGTTGCGGCGTGGCCTGGGCGCAGGAGCTCAGGCCTCAGGACCTGCTCTGTGAACCGCGCATTGTGGCCCGCCAATCGGCCAAGGCACTGCCGGAGGGGCCTCCGCCCGATGCGGCCTTGCTGCAATGGGTGGATGTGCCGGGGCTGGATGACTGGAGTCAGCGCTGGCCCGGCTATGACGGTGCCGCCTGGTACCGCATCGATTGGGAGAGCCCCTGCGGGCGCGAACAGCCCGTGGCGCTGGCCGTCGTCAATATCGTGATGGCGGGCGAGGTGTTCGTGAATTCAGAACTGATCTGGCGCGATCAATCGCTGGTGGAGCCGCTGAGTCGCAGCTGGAATATGCCGCGCTACTGGCTGCTGCCCAAGGCGCTGCTCAAGGAACAGGGCAACAGCATCTGGGTGCGCGTCCACGGACTCAGCAGCCAGACGCCAGGCCTGGGGAGGCTGCACATAGGCCATCCGTCCGAGCTCAGGCAATGGACGGCACAGGCCACCTGGAGCCTACGCACCATTTATATGGCCTGCATCACGGTCAGCCTGGTGCTATGTCTGCTGTTTTCGTTTGCCTGGCTCCACAACCGCAATCAAAAACTCTATGGCTGGTACGCACTCAATCTGATGTGCTGGGCACTGATGCTCTGCTTTATGGTCATGACCGATCCCTGGCCCTTCAGCAGCACGCCGGCCTTTGCCAAGGGAAATCTGCTGGTTTTCATTGCCTTTACCTACACTTTCTGCATTTTTACGCTGCGCTTTGCGGAACTACGCCTCATGCGCCTGGAGCTTACGCTCGCCTGCATATGCAGCCTCTGCGCTGTATTTGCACTGTCTGTGCCCGATGCACAGATAGCGCTGAGCCAGGCCGTCTGGCTGCTGATGTTCTGTCTTTGCGCTTTAGTCTGCCTGCTGTTTCCACTGCGCGCGCTGCAGACACGCACGCCAGCCCACATCGTTTTCAGCCTCTGCTTCGTGCTCTACCTGGCCATCGGCGTGCACGACCTGCTGCTGCTGACCAAGACCCTGGATCACAATCTGACGCTGACTCCCTACACCACCTTGCTGAGCATGCTGGTGATCGCGTGGTTGCTGGGGCGACAGATCGTGTGGAATATGCGCCGCATCGAGCACTTCAACCACGAACTCAGCCTCACCGTCACACAGGCTTGCGACGACCTGAGCCAGACCCTGGAGAGGGAACACCATCTGGCTCTGAGCCACTCCCGCCTGCAGGAACGTCTGCGCATTTCCCAGGATCTGCACGACGGTCTGGGCGGCTCCCTGGTGCGCTCCATTGCCCTGGTCGAGCAGAGCAGCGCCCCTTTGCCCAATGCCCAGGTGTTGTCCATGCTCAAGCTCATGCGTGATGACCTGCGTCAGATGATTGATACCGGCACCAGCACCGCCATCCAGGTTCCCGAGACACCCATGCAGTGGCTTGCTCCGCTGCGCCACCGCTTTGCACGGCTGTTCGAGGAGCTGGACATTCAGGTGAAGTGGTGTCTGCCCGAATACTGGACTCACGCGCCCAGCCCCATTCAGTGCCTGACGCTGACCCGCGTGCTGGAAGAGGCATTGACCAATGTCATCAAGCACAGCCGTGCCAGCCAAGTCCAGGTTCGGCTGGAGATTCCCGAGTCCAGGGAGTTGCAGCTGCAGATCGAGGACAACGGCACAGGCTTTGATTTGGATAGCACACAGATCAACAGCATGGGCGTGGGCATGCGCAGCATGCTGGCGCGACTGGAGCGCCTGCAAGGCACTCTGGTCATACAGTCCCGCCCCGGCTGTACCGAGCTGCGGGCCAGCCTGCCGCTGTTCGGCAAGGTGCAACGCCACACCGAAGTACAGAGCTCCGTGCCGTCTCCCCAGAGCATCTGGTAA
- a CDS encoding transcriptional regulator, translating into MPLLIDGTPHEDGVFTLELTPDAPHRLKTSPGQGSLTLGPRKLLKTADLWLPVDACVLWSCFDPFATPAGSPWPRSFYYTGNDSGFFTWAQLRPIENFSWHPQLQQDVHIDASQSQIRDLSIHLQAGNQGHIHLKLPQQGMRLHLQGNLEQITVTAGLPESLSLSPATSKNPADDAFQLPDMGSLKQVGTLELRNGAGKQAVSLQNLLQFSKLGSLSLWGNHSDLDQLSSCTQLKALSLRFMRHLSGLPALHTWPELDFFIAYNVEEAAGKRLRQQLKDRAKARPWADYTSVSQLRKPEWWAKEYGRPFAGWPAARARIAHAAYDLAEQEIGTASSLGHVQAALTAFATRFNTVKGIETSEREDLGLAVQQLAQLPAALSLKLTDEQAQQWFDENRDY; encoded by the coding sequence ATGCCCCTGCTTATCGACGGAACACCGCATGAAGACGGCGTCTTCACCCTTGAGCTGACGCCTGACGCGCCGCACAGACTCAAAACCAGCCCCGGTCAGGGCAGCCTGACCCTTGGCCCCAGAAAGCTGTTGAAAACAGCGGACCTGTGGCTGCCTGTCGACGCCTGCGTGCTCTGGTCCTGCTTTGACCCCTTTGCCACGCCCGCTGGCTCGCCCTGGCCGCGCAGCTTCTACTACACGGGCAATGACAGCGGCTTCTTCACATGGGCGCAGCTGCGCCCTATCGAAAACTTCAGCTGGCACCCGCAGTTGCAGCAGGATGTGCATATCGACGCCAGCCAGTCACAGATTCGCGATCTGAGCATTCATCTGCAAGCGGGCAATCAGGGCCACATCCACCTGAAACTGCCGCAGCAGGGCATGCGCCTTCATCTGCAGGGCAATCTGGAGCAAATCACCGTCACCGCAGGCCTGCCTGAAAGCCTGAGTTTGAGCCCGGCCACCAGCAAGAACCCGGCCGACGATGCCTTCCAGCTGCCTGACATGGGCAGCCTGAAACAGGTCGGCACGCTGGAGCTGCGCAACGGTGCGGGCAAACAAGCTGTTTCGCTGCAAAATCTGTTGCAGTTCTCGAAGCTGGGCTCGCTGTCCCTGTGGGGGAATCACAGCGATCTGGACCAGCTTTCATCATGTACGCAGCTCAAGGCGCTATCACTGCGTTTTATGCGCCATCTGTCAGGACTGCCTGCGCTGCACACCTGGCCGGAGCTGGACTTCTTCATCGCCTACAACGTGGAAGAGGCCGCTGGCAAACGCCTGCGCCAGCAACTCAAGGACCGTGCCAAGGCACGGCCCTGGGCTGACTACACATCCGTCAGCCAGTTGCGCAAGCCTGAATGGTGGGCCAAAGAATATGGGCGGCCATTTGCGGGATGGCCCGCGGCCCGTGCCAGGATTGCGCATGCGGCTTACGACCTGGCCGAGCAAGAAATCGGCACAGCCAGCAGCCTTGGTCATGTGCAAGCTGCACTGACGGCCTTTGCCACCCGCTTCAACACGGTCAAGGGCATTGAAACCAGCGAACGTGAAGACCTGGGGCTGGCCGTGCAGCAACTGGCACAACTGCCTGCGGCGCTGTCACTGAAGCTGACGGATGAGCAGGCCCAGCAGTGGTTTGATGAAAACCGCGATTACTAG
- the mnmA gene encoding tRNA 2-thiouridine(34) synthase MnmA, with protein sequence MSNKQRVVVGLSGGVDSAVTAYLLKKQGHEVVGIFMKNWEDDDDSEYCSSNIDFVDAAAVADVIGIEIEHVNFAADYKDRVFAEFLREYQAGRTPNPDVLCNAEIKFKAFLDHAMRLGAEKIATGHYARVRQNPSTELFELLKGLDNSKDQSYFLHRLNQAQLSKAMFPVGELHKTEVRRIAEEIGLPNARKKDSTGICFIGERPFRDFLNRYISKEPGLILDDRNRKLGKHVGLSFYTLGQRSGLGIGGVKEKGAARGAGDHAPWFVARKEMDKNILRVVQGHDHPLLLSHALVADQISWVAGHAPAEGKAYGSKTRYRQPDSPALISQATDAGFRLDFPEAQWAVTPGQSAVLYDGDVCLGGGIIAQVDPA encoded by the coding sequence ATGAGCAACAAGCAGCGTGTCGTGGTGGGTTTGTCTGGCGGTGTGGATTCCGCTGTCACCGCCTATCTTCTCAAAAAGCAGGGCCACGAGGTCGTCGGCATCTTCATGAAGAACTGGGAAGATGACGACGACAGCGAGTACTGCTCGTCGAATATCGACTTTGTCGATGCGGCGGCCGTGGCCGACGTGATCGGCATCGAGATCGAGCATGTGAACTTTGCCGCAGACTACAAGGACCGCGTGTTTGCCGAGTTCCTGCGCGAGTACCAGGCTGGTCGCACGCCCAACCCGGACGTGCTGTGCAATGCGGAGATCAAGTTCAAGGCCTTTCTGGACCACGCCATGCGCCTGGGAGCAGAAAAGATAGCCACCGGCCACTATGCACGTGTGCGCCAGAACCCCTCCACCGAGCTGTTCGAGCTGCTCAAGGGCCTGGATAACAGCAAGGACCAGAGCTATTTCCTGCACCGCCTGAACCAGGCCCAGCTGTCCAAGGCCATGTTCCCCGTGGGTGAGCTGCACAAGACCGAGGTGCGCCGCATTGCCGAAGAGATCGGCCTGCCCAACGCCAGGAAGAAGGACTCGACGGGCATCTGTTTCATCGGCGAGCGCCCGTTCCGCGACTTTCTGAACCGCTACATCAGCAAGGAGCCGGGTCTCATCCTGGACGACCGCAACCGCAAGCTGGGCAAGCATGTGGGCCTGTCCTTCTACACGCTGGGACAGCGCTCGGGTCTGGGCATTGGCGGCGTCAAGGAAAAGGGTGCCGCCCGTGGTGCTGGCGACCATGCGCCCTGGTTTGTAGCGCGCAAGGAAATGGACAAGAACATTCTGCGCGTGGTGCAGGGCCATGACCATCCGCTGCTGCTGTCGCATGCCTTGGTGGCCGACCAGATCAGCTGGGTGGCCGGCCATGCCCCGGCCGAGGGCAAGGCCTACGGCTCCAAGACTCGCTACCGTCAGCCCGATTCGCCCGCGCTGATTTCCCAGGCCACGGATGCCGGCTTCCGTCTGGACTTTCCCGAAGCGCAATGGGCGGTCACGCCGGGGCAGTCCGCCGTGCTCTATGACGGCGATGTCTGCCTGGGCGGTGGCATCATTGCGCAGGTCGACCCTGCGTAA
- a CDS encoding LysR family transcriptional regulator produces the protein MELRQLRYFVRIVELGSMSRAALDLDMVQSALSQQISRLESELSTRLLQRTPRGVIPTEAGQAFFHQAQLTLRHAQQAIHAAQQARLSGAVSMGLSPTIANVLGLPLMRAMRERYPDVRLHMVSALSGHLTSLLNARQLDLAILFDTQSARRWSVMPLLEEQLFLIQSRQQPVAPQIQHEVPISLEQLQQVPLILPSGSHGLRSSIMASFTSAGFQSQMAMEIDSLTLLMEAVDAGMGATVQPWSAVGMYRDAAERFQWSQIADDSVRRKAALCSLSDDELSPAALAARVVLTDCARQLVRSGVWRGASLTD, from the coding sequence ATGGAACTGCGCCAGCTGCGCTACTTTGTACGAATTGTTGAGCTGGGCTCCATGAGCCGGGCAGCGCTGGATCTGGACATGGTGCAGTCGGCGCTGAGCCAGCAGATCAGCCGCCTGGAGTCCGAACTCTCGACACGGCTGCTGCAGCGCACACCGCGCGGCGTGATTCCTACCGAGGCCGGCCAGGCCTTTTTCCACCAGGCCCAGCTGACCCTGCGCCATGCCCAGCAGGCCATTCACGCGGCCCAGCAAGCGCGGCTGTCGGGTGCCGTCAGCATGGGTCTGTCGCCCACGATTGCCAATGTGCTGGGCCTGCCGCTGATGCGCGCCATGCGCGAGCGCTACCCCGATGTGAGGCTGCACATGGTGTCCGCCCTCTCGGGGCATCTGACAAGTCTTCTCAACGCCAGACAGCTGGATCTGGCTATCCTTTTCGATACGCAGAGCGCCCGGCGCTGGAGCGTGATGCCGCTGCTGGAAGAGCAGCTGTTTCTGATCCAGTCACGCCAGCAACCGGTGGCACCGCAGATTCAGCATGAAGTGCCCATCAGCCTGGAGCAGCTGCAGCAAGTGCCTCTGATCCTGCCCTCGGGCAGCCACGGCCTGCGCAGCTCCATCATGGCCTCGTTCACCAGCGCCGGTTTCCAGTCGCAGATGGCCATGGAGATCGACTCGCTGACCCTGCTGATGGAAGCAGTCGATGCCGGCATGGGCGCCACAGTACAGCCCTGGTCGGCCGTGGGCATGTACCGGGATGCGGCCGAGCGTTTTCAGTGGTCACAGATCGCCGATGACTCGGTGCGGCGCAAGGCCGCGCTGTGCAGCCTGTCGGATGACGAGCTCTCGCCCGCCGCCCTGGCGGCACGCGTTGTCTTGACGGACTGCGCCAGGCAGCTGGTGCGCTCAGGAGTGTGGCGGGGAGCATCGCTGACGGATTGA
- a CDS encoding GntP family permease translates to MTSLDIQLLLTALASVLVLVALIVSRIKLHPLLALLIVSVGVGFATGMDPETIVKQLTNGAGKTLGAVGVVIALGAMLGKILADAGITEQIAEAILRHSSDRMIPWAMTLVAFIVGIPMFFEVGLVVMLPLIFSVARKLEGQARFKGSAYVYVGVPVISALAAMHGMVPPHPGPLTAIATLKTTVGPTMLYGFLAAIPAMVLGGPLYGAFIAPRMSTKPDQALLDQFTITEKATAGSQPSIALGVLAALLPAILMLIHAVAEMLLPKDAAAMHVASFLGNPLIAMLLGVLFAIVALVMARGGDTEKLRDALGKSLKPIASIIMIIAGGGAFQQMLTSAKVGDAIVHLTQQFAFPPLILGWLIAMLLSVSTGSATVGIVGAAGLLAPLAGADPSLNLPLLALSIGCGSLFFNYANHAGFWMVKESFGMTMGEATKTISVVQSIVAVVGLVMVLLFNALITVH, encoded by the coding sequence ATGACATCTCTCGATATTCAGTTGCTGCTGACCGCCCTGGCCAGCGTGCTGGTGCTGGTCGCCTTGATCGTGTCGCGCATCAAGCTGCACCCGCTGCTGGCCCTGCTCATCGTCTCGGTCGGCGTCGGCTTTGCCACCGGCATGGATCCGGAAACCATCGTCAAGCAGCTGACCAACGGTGCGGGCAAAACACTGGGAGCCGTAGGGGTCGTGATCGCGCTGGGAGCCATGCTGGGCAAGATCCTGGCCGATGCCGGCATCACCGAGCAGATCGCCGAAGCCATTCTCAGGCACTCCTCCGATCGCATGATCCCCTGGGCCATGACCCTGGTGGCCTTCATCGTCGGCATCCCGATGTTCTTCGAAGTCGGCCTGGTGGTCATGCTGCCGCTGATCTTCAGCGTGGCGCGCAAGCTGGAAGGTCAGGCCCGCTTCAAGGGCTCGGCCTATGTCTACGTCGGCGTGCCCGTGATCTCGGCACTGGCGGCCATGCACGGCATGGTTCCGCCCCACCCCGGCCCCCTGACTGCCATCGCCACCCTCAAGACCACGGTCGGCCCGACCATGCTGTACGGCTTTCTGGCCGCCATTCCGGCCATGGTGCTCGGCGGCCCGCTCTATGGCGCGTTCATCGCCCCGCGCATGAGCACCAAGCCCGACCAGGCCTTGCTGGACCAGTTCACCATCACCGAAAAAGCCACTGCCGGCTCGCAGCCCAGCATCGCCCTGGGCGTGCTGGCAGCCCTGCTGCCCGCCATTCTGATGCTGATCCATGCCGTCGCCGAAATGCTGCTGCCCAAGGACGCGGCAGCCATGCATGTGGCCAGCTTTCTGGGCAATCCCCTGATCGCCATGCTGCTGGGCGTGCTGTTCGCCATCGTGGCCCTGGTCATGGCGCGCGGCGGCGACACCGAAAAGCTGCGCGACGCGCTGGGCAAGAGTCTCAAGCCGATTGCCTCCATCATCATGATCATTGCCGGCGGCGGCGCCTTCCAGCAGATGCTGACCAGTGCCAAGGTCGGTGATGCCATCGTCCATCTGACCCAGCAATTCGCCTTCCCGCCGCTGATCCTGGGCTGGCTGATCGCCATGCTGCTGTCCGTCTCCACCGGCTCGGCCACCGTGGGCATCGTGGGCGCTGCCGGTCTGCTGGCGCCGCTGGCAGGGGCCGACCCCAGCCTGAACCTGCCCCTGCTGGCCCTGTCCATCGGCTGCGGCTCGCTGTTCTTCAACTATGCCAACCACGCCGGCTTCTGGATGGTCAAGGAGTCCTTCGGCATGACCATGGGCGAAGCCACCAAGACCATCTCGGTCGTGCAGTCCATCGTGGCCGTGGTGGGCCTGGTCATGGTGCTGCTCTTCAACGCGCTCATCACCGTGCATTGA